The DNA region GCGCAGGAGCTCCTGGACATGGCCGTGTACTGCGATAACTACGGTGTGTACCAACAGAACCTGCACCACCATCACCCTCAGAGGCCGCCGACGCACCCGTCCGGCTACGGCCTCGGAGAGTACACCTCCCCGTCCACGAACCCGTACCTGTGGCTGAACGGACCCAGCATCAACTCCTCTCCGTATCTGCCTGGGAACAACGGCACGTCCTACATTCAGTCTGGATACGGGTCGAACCAGAGGCAGTTCTTGCCGCCTCCAACTGGGTTTGGTGGCGCAGATCTGGGCTGGCTGTCCATATCCAGCCAGCAGGAACTCTTCAAGATGGTCAGACCACCTTACTCCTACTCAGCGCTGATTGCCATGGCCATACAGAATGCTCAAGACAAAAAGTTGACTCTGAGTCAGATCTATCAGTATGTGGCTGACAACTTCCCTTTTTACAAGAAGAGCAAAGCTGGATGGCAGAATTCAATCCGACACAACTTGTCACTGAATGACTGCTTCAAGAAAGTGGCACGGGATGAGGATGACCCCGGTGAGTCAAATTAAATATTCTGTGTGagatatttttaattaaactcCAATTAGACTTCTTGAAATTGATTTAAAACAAGTTAAACTCAGTTGGTTGTTTAGATTTGTGCAGGTCAAAAGTTTGACACCTATATTTAACCCTCTTTTTCTTATGCAGGTAAGGGGAACTACTGGACACTAGACCCCAACTGTGAGAAGATGTTCGACAACGGGAACTTCAGGCGCAAGAGAAAAAGGAGGTCTGACATTACCGGAGCTGACAGCACCGCTCTCCCCGTCAAGTCAGAAGACGGCCCGCACAAGCTCTCCGACACCGCCAGCCTCCTGAGCTCCTCCC from Epinephelus fuscoguttatus linkage group LG20, E.fuscoguttatus.final_Chr_v1 includes:
- the foxi1 gene encoding forkhead box protein I1 — its product is MNAFGHQPPNQQTSPIQHHSAQELLDMAVYCDNYGVYQQNLHHHHPQRPPTHPSGYGLGEYTSPSTNPYLWLNGPSINSSPYLPGNNGTSYIQSGYGSNQRQFLPPPTGFGGADLGWLSISSQQELFKMVRPPYSYSALIAMAIQNAQDKKLTLSQIYQYVADNFPFYKKSKAGWQNSIRHNLSLNDCFKKVARDEDDPGKGNYWTLDPNCEKMFDNGNFRRKRKRRSDITGADSTALPVKSEDGPHKLSDTASLLSSSPPSLHGSPASTEPKSSPPPSAEHSPCYSNFVSSVNSLLAGSEGSRGGGGGGGGERDYGSGHLGGLSQSREGMSGLGSYSPNLISPLNSDNNRMNYYTSVQSLSNHFSVNNLIYSREGTEV